TCAGAGGGCGGGCAGAACGATTAACGGTTGGAGATGTAAAGAGTCACTTCCAGACCGAGACGCATATCAACGAAAGTTGGTTTTTTCCACATGAGTTACTTCCTCTTGGTTAACAGTAAATGAGCTGCCTGAAATCAGCGTGACCGGCAATGAATGAGACCGCCGTCACAATTTCCAGGCAGATGTTGCGCCAATGGCGCGTCGGGATCAAGTCCGGAACGTAAGGAAATTGTTATCACAGCCCGGTCAGTTGTAAAACCCGCTGCCAGTTTCCCCATGCCAGTTTCTCTGTCAGTGTCTGATCATAGCCCGCTTCCTGAAAAGCGGCGAGCAATCGCGGCATTCCGCTGACATCGCCCAGCGCTGCCGGAGGGGTAATCCCGTCGAAATCGGAGCCAAAGGCCACATGGTCGCCGCCCATTATCTTCATCAGGTGATCACAATGCTTAACAATTTCTGTTAATGGTGTGTCAGCGTCGCGTTTACCGTCGGCGCGAAGAAAGGCATTGCCGAAATTGATGCCGACCAGGCCGCCGCTGTCGCGGATCGCCTCCAGCTGATCATCGGTCAGATTACGCGGCTGCGGACAGAGGGCATGCGCGTTGGAGTGGCTGGCAACCAGCGGCGCACCGGAAAGCCGGGCGGTCTCCCAGAACGTCTTACTGTTCATGTGCGACACGTCGATCATCATCTTCAGCTCACCCGCCTGCTGAATCAGTTTTTCACCGGCAGCGGTCAGGCCCGGTCCGGTATCCGGCGAGCCAGGAAAGGTGCCACTGACGCCTTCACCAAAGCGACTGCGCAGGTTCCAGAATGGCCCGATGCTGCGCACACCGGCCTGCCAGAAGGCGTGCAGTTGCTCACCCTCCTCATCCAGCGCATCGGCACCTTCGATGTGGGCCACCATCGCCAGCACACCGTCGGCGCGGCAGGCGGCAATGTCCTCACTGCTGCGGCAGAGTCGCGCCCGTCCGCCGGACGCATCGGCCAGCTGCTG
This genomic window from Pantoea sp. Lij88 contains:
- the pqqA gene encoding pyrroloquinoline quinone precursor peptide PqqA, with amino-acid sequence MWKKPTFVDMRLGLEVTLYISNR
- a CDS encoding dipeptidase, which codes for MLIFDGHNDLLLNLWLHHRDAPAQAFFQGIERGHLDFPRIQQGEMGGGLFAIFVPPQEYIARTIPARAGEPYQPLEIMWQQLGILQQLADASGGRARLCRSSEDIAACRADGVLAMVAHIEGADALDEEGEQLHAFWQAGVRSIGPFWNLRSRFGEGVSGTFPGSPDTGPGLTAAGEKLIQQAGELKMMIDVSHMNSKTFWETARLSGAPLVASHSNAHALCPQPRNLTDDQLEAIRDSGGLVGINFGNAFLRADGKRDADTPLTEIVKHCDHLMKIMGGDHVAFGSDFDGITPPAALGDVSGMPRLLAAFQEAGYDQTLTEKLAWGNWQRVLQLTGL